A genomic segment from Nematostella vectensis chromosome 6, jaNemVect1.1, whole genome shotgun sequence encodes:
- the LOC5514632 gene encoding cathepsin L: MAKVLLGLSAFLGVIVLCVSSILLGGVEDVDKNDPQLLKVLGFAVDMYNLRSNNLYRSMAEEVVDSTKQVVAGEKYCIVATMGTSRSCRNDENHKSATLEQCPVDTHDMVCKFNLVIVPWEHKEPDLLDFECSGLNEKELVCDRPGKKQDKESEPTEDDNIVKEINIKPQDEKEEALLSEFNAFLKKYKKSYQDETEYRHRMKIFESNMRKAAKMQKMDSGTAQYGPTIFSDLSEEEFRKQKLMPGWGKPLYEMKDAEIPLGDIPESVDWRDKGVVTPVKNQGSCGSCWAFSTTGNIEGQYAIKTGKLVSLSEQELVDCDTIDKGCEGGLPSNAYKQIEKLGGLESESDYPYKGADSKCKFNKAEVKVTINSSVVISKDEKEIAAWLAKNGPISIGINANAMQFYMGGIAHPWKIFCNPSSLNHGVLIVGYGVKNGTPYWIIKNSWGPSWGEKGYYLIYRGGGCCGLNTMCTSAVID; this comes from the exons ATGGCGAAGGTTTTGCTTGGTTTGAGCGCTTTCCTCGGAGTAATTGTCTTGTGTGTTTCTAGTATTCTCCTTGGAGGAGTAGAGGACGTGGACAAGAATGACCCTCAGCTGTTAAAAGTTTTAGGTTTTGCCGTAGACATGTACAACTTACGCTCAAACAACTTGTACCGTTCCATGGCTGAAGAAGTTGTCGACTCTACAAAGCAG GTAGTTGCTGGCGAGAAGTACTGCATCGTTGCTACAATGGGAACATCCCGCTCTTGCCGTAACGACGAAAACCACAAGTCAGCCACTTTGGAACAGTGTCCTGTTGACACCCATGAT ATGGTTTGTAAGTTCAACCTTGTCATCGTACCATGGGAGCACAAGGAACCTGATCTTCTGGATTTTGAGTGCTCAGGACTGAATGAGAAGGAATTAGTCTGTGATCGTCCTGgtaaaaaacaagacaaagaaTCTGAGCCAACAGAAGATGATAACATAGTTAAGGAAATCAATATCAAG CCTCAGGATGAGAAGGAAGAAGCCCTGTTGTCTGAGTTCAATGCTTTCCTGAAAAAGTACAAGAAATCCTACCAAGATGAAACTG AGTACAGGCACCGAATGAAGATCTTTGAAAGCAACATGAGGAAAGCAGCCAAAATGCAGAAGATGGATTCAGGAACAGCTCAATATGGGCCAACTATCTTCAGTGATCTGTCAG AGGAGGAGTTCCGCAAGCAGAAATTGATGCCTGGATGGGGAAAACCCCTCTATGAGATGAAGGACGCTGAAATTCCCTTAGGTGACATCCCAGAAAGTGTTGACTGGAGAGATAAAG GTGTGGTAACTCCTGTCAAGAACCAG GGTTCTTGTGGATCATGCTGGGCCTTCTCTACAACTGGGAACATTGAAGGGCAGTATGCCATCAAAACAGGCAAATTAGTGTCCCTTAGCGAACAAG aGCTTGTAGATTGTGATACTATTGACAAAGGCTGTGAAGGTGGCCTCCCATCAAATGCATATAAACAGATTGAGAAGCTAG GTGGCTTGGAGAGTGAGTCTGATTACCCATACAAGGGTGCAGACTCCAAGTGCAAGTTCAACAAAGCTGAGGTCAAAGTCACCATCAACAGTTCAGTTGTTATCTCAAAGGATGAGAAAG AAATCGCTGCCTGGCTGGCGAAGAATGGACCCATATCCATTGGTATCAATGCTAATGCAATGCAG TTCTACATGGGGGGTATTGCTCATCCATGGAAGATTTTCTGCAATCCTTCATCTCTTAACCATGGAGTACTGATTGTTGGCTATGGAGTCA AAAACGGCACTCCCTACTGGATCATCAAAAACAG CTGGGGACCTAGCTGGGGAGAGAAA GGCTATTATCTTATCTACCGTGGTGGCGGATGTTGCGGTTTAAACACCATGTGTACATCAGCTGTAATTGACTAG
- the LOC5514633 gene encoding uncharacterized protein LOC5514633: MNSKSSGDTGIIDVGPELAVIEPKEGESPETRTDRIRRLNRERQRRRRMKLKMSRHDDPTMAPDASNVNMNLDNLEGFDNADLDHTDQSGINVKSEQEFVEVHLQKSRNPRPRISRRKQPSKHVPASGENASESTSESANNAITAACHGQLTTGASNEPSQDTSEQIAVLVVASEIEVFGENPNVSNGGGQANESLEAEENDETMADTSKDESEGRSPRRKRNSTNTSDDEMTVTVRREKQRELKRKQKERMTPDQVEALRARYREWRRRRKEVMTPEQLEIIRRGNRERQRRRRERLGVRKRLASNQFRGASDAVIQGIKNLQAQGNLGEMVSSVGESPKGSVSDLMNATGLATIDDKTASNTSLAPSMGIPITSVASDLPTMVSTSHHALNVAQNTTGNAQANSLPAMTTAITSQPMTSRIVPCGTNLGIQGMPPGAFFPGMPMPGMQGAIFPGFQVPVTAGQAGGITVSGNPGTMVTTIPVSGMPAMQSQSSFFTGIPVTSTAANSLGFQPGSTQNSVHIAKEGQVLHNFQTLLPITPLQGMQGGQGMTFFTQLPLTGAGQLQAFPDPKYTTANQGNSGLFPQGVQIVQVPMQTEVQAETQKAVAQPQEAESLKPRSRGRARKRNTSAAEMLASLSNYAPPTSTPMASMLSALASSARDRLCLGNQVADDANTSGEKSLTVVQSEGNAPVLIQVPHNQPQSYPVYMGQQGDPFPGRTMASTIAGTLTVSASSGSLAGGESPSSIPHMNTFLTTMGAENQSAPDGNTTEKTPGEEMLKAENLDSDKISVAVATDNIQKETKGTNTGGTSDEAMSIGTMTDSLLRSSVATNTDKHNAASSEDVPKAIAAEEEEKSSAAAVIEGTD, from the coding sequence ATGAATAGCAAATCTTCGGGAGACACAGGAATTATAGACGTCGGACCAGAGCTTGCTGTTATTGAACCGAAAGAAGGGGAGTCACCAGAGACTAGGACGGACAGAATCCGTCGGTTGAATCGAGAAAGGCAGCGTAGAAGGCGAATGAAACTGAAAATGTCACGCCACGACGATCCAACGATGGCGCCCGACGCGAGTAACGTTAACATGAACTTAGACAACCTTGAAGGGTTCGACAACGCGGACCTCGATCACACCGATCAGTCAGGGATAAACGTAAAAAGCGAGCAAGAATTCGTCGAAGTTCACTTGCAGAAAAGCAGAAACCCTCGGCCAAGAATTTCTAGAAGAAAACAGCCGTCGAAACATGTGCCGGCGAGCGGAGAAAACGCTTCGGAATCTACTAGCGAGTCGGCTAACAACGCCATTACGGCGGCTTGTCACGGACAGCTCACAACAGGCGCAAGTAACGAACCCTCGCAAGATACCTCCGAACAAATCGCTGTTCTCGTAGTCGCAAGCGAAATAGAAGTATTCGGAGAAAACCCAAATGTCTCAAATGGAGGTGGGCAAGCTAATGAGAGCTTAGAGGCTGAAGAAAATGACGAAACAATGGCTGATACGAGCAAAGATGAGAGCGAAGGTAGAAGTCCACGCAGAAAACGCAACAGCACAAACACCTCTGACGACGAGATGACTGTCACTGTTCGCAGGGAGAAGCAGCGCGAGCTGAAAAGGAAGCAAAAAGAGCGAATGACTCCTGACCAAGTAGAAGCTTTGAGAGCGAGATATCGAGAGTGGAGAAGGCGAAGAAAGGAAGTCATGACACCCGAGCAACTTGAGATTATAAGACGCGGGAACCGTGAGCGCCAGAGAAGAAGGCGTGAACGGCTTGGAGTGAGAAAGCGTTTGGCATCAAACCAATTTCGCGGTGCTAGCGATGCTGTTATTCAGGGTATTAAAAACTTGCAAGCTCAAGGAAATTTGGGAGAGATGGTTTCTAGCGTCGGCGAGTCACCAAAAGGGAGTGTTTCGGATTTGATGAACGCTACAGGTCTAGCTACCATCGATGACAAGACCGCATCAAACACGTCATTAGCTCCTAGTATGGGAATACCTATTACATCAGTAGCAAGCGACCTCCCTACTATGGTGTCTACAAGTCATCATGCTTTAAATGTGGCTCAAAATACCACTGGAAACGCGCAAGCGAATTCCCTCCCGGCCATGACAACCGCCATTACTAGTCAGCCTATGACCTCAAGAATTGTACCATGTGGTACTAATTTAGGCATCCAAGGAATGCCACCTGGGGCTTTTTTCCCAGGAATGCCAATGCCTGGTATGCAAGGGGCTATTTTCCCAGGTTTTCAGGTTCCAGTAACAGCTGGACAAGCTGGTGGaattactgtatctggaaatccAGGAACAATGGTCACAACGATACCTGTATCTGGTATGCCTGCCATGCAATCACAGAGCTCATTTTTCACTGGGATACCTGTCACAAGCACAGCTGCAAATTCTCTAGGATTCCAGCCAGGAAGCACACAGAATAGTGTTCATATTGCTAAAGAAGGCCAAGTTCTGCATAATTTTCAAACTCTCTTGCCAATCACACCACTCCAAGGAATGCAAGGTGGCCAAGGGATGACATTTTTTACTCAACTACCATTAACAGGGGCAGGCCAGTTGCAAGCATTTCCAGATCCAAAGTATACAACTGCAAATCAAGGAAATTCTGGTCTCTTCCCCCAAGGAGTACAAATTGTACAAGTTCCAATGCAAACTGAAGTCCAAGCTGAAACACAAAAAGCAGTTGCTCAACCACAGGAAGCAGAGTCTTTAAAACCTAGATCAAGGGGTAGGGCTAGAAAGCGCAACACATCTGCAGCAGAAATGCTAGCTAGTTTAAGCAACTATGCCCCTCCTACCAGTACCCCTATGGCTTCCATGTTATCAGCTCTAGCATCATCTGCAAGGGATAGACTTTGCTTAGGAAACCAGGTGGCAGATGATGCAAATACAAGTGGTGAAAAAAGCCTGACTGTGGTACAATCTGAGGGGAATGCTCCTGTCCTTATTCAGGTCCCACATAACCAGCCACAGAGTTACCCTGTTTATATGGGTCAGCAAGGAGACCCCTTTCCAGGTAGAACTATGGCATCTACCATTGCTGGAACCCTCACTGTAAGTGCCAGTAGCGGCTCTTTGGCTGGAGGAGAGAGCCCATCCAGTATCCCCCATATGAATACATTTCTGACAACAATGGGAGCGGAAAATCAGTCTGCTCCAGATGGGAACACAACAGAGAAAACCCCTGGTGAAGAGATGCTGAAAGCTGAAAACCTGGACTCTGATAAAATCTCTGTTGCAGTTGCAACCGATAATATTCAAAAAGAAACTAAAGGTACCAACACTGGGGGGACATCTGATGAGGCAATGTCGATAGGCACAATGACAGACTCCTTGTTACGGTCTTCAGTGGCTACAAACACAGACAAACACAATGCAGCTAGCAGTGAAGATGTTCCTAAGGCGATAGCAGCAGAGGAAGAGGAAAAGAGTTCTGCAGCAGCAGTCATTGAAGGAACTGATTAG
- the LOC5514634 gene encoding protein kinase C and casein kinase substrate in neurons protein 1, which yields MSIKGTPRGSEETLTASSDSFWDVGNYKRTVKRVDDGSKLCDEFMKMVTERAEIEARYAAKLKAWAKKWEEVIKAGSEYGSMEEAFKGAVDEANSRASVHTQCRDDLLNDVVELVKKWKGDNYQKSMFQWKQVKEAEEGFARAQKPWAKLLMKVMRSRKAYHNAAKATEQAKKLQIEASSDPNVPQEKFKKLTDAVEKARRDMQKCEDKYNDRLENISKDNPRYERDMTEQFERCQAFEQKRKDFFKDALMKYHSCLDVSRKSEFSGIFLHMSTTFQMADSSKDLDYWSRLHGVAMPKNWPRFEPYDEDLHGSMRRGTGSYENGERSSMGYDSTSVDYDNPREYTEPSAGYQQQPSTYDQPSSGYMQPPPAALEYSAPSYNQVQSAPQQYNDAEQSNPFSHQDSTEEDEFGAIPPPMDDLAVPVLALYDYEAAEDDELSFKAGEIVTKLSERDDQGWCRGRINHRTGLFPAEYVEAL from the exons atgtcCATCAAGGGTACACCTCGAGGATCGGAAGAGACGTTAACGGCTTCTTCGGATAGTTTCTGGGATGTAGGCAACTACAAACGGACAGTTAAACGGGTGGACGATGGCTCCAAATTGTGTGACGAATTCATGAAAATGGTCACTGAACGAGCTGAGATTGAAGCTAGGTATGCGGCGAAGTTAAAAGCCTGGGCTAAAAAGTGGGAAGAAGTTATCAAAGCTGGCTCAGAGTATGGCTCCATGGAAGAAGCATTTAAAGGTGCTGTCGATGAAGCGAATTCTCGAGCGAGTGTGCACACACAATGTCGTGACGATTTGTTGAACGATGTTGTAGAATTGGTCAAGAAATGGAAAGGAGATAATTACCAAAAGTCTATGTTCCAATGGAAACAAGTGAAGGAGGCTGAAGAAGGGTTTGCTAGAGCTCAGAAACCGTGGGCCAAACTGCTCATGAAAGTAATGAGATCTCGGAAAGCTTATCATAATGCTGCGAAGGCCACCGAACAGGCGAAGAAACTCCAGATTGAAGCTAGCAGCGACCCCAACGTCCCTCAAGAGAAATTCAAAAAGCTTACTGATGCAGTAGAAAAGGCGAGGAGAGATATGCAGAAATGCGAGGATAAATATAATGACAGGCTAGAAAATATATCGAAAGATAATCCTCGCTATGAGAGAGACATGACCGAGCAATTCGAGAGGTGCCAAGCGTTCGAGCAAAAAAGGAAAGATTTCTTCAAAGATGCACTGATGAAATATCATTCATGTCTAGATGTGTCACGAAAATCTGA aTTTTCAGGGATATTCCTTCACATGAGTACAACCTTTCAAATGGCTGATAGTTCGAAAGATTTAGATTATTGGTCAAGATTACATGGGGTAGCCATGCCAAAGAATTGGCCAAGATTCGAG CCTTATGATGAAGATCTCCATGGATCCATGAGAAGAGGGACAGGTTCTTATGAAAATGGTGAGCGTTCGTCAATGGGGTATGACTCAACGTCTGTAGATTACGATAACCCAAGGGAATACACAGAACCCTCTGCAGGCTACCAGCAGCAGCCATCCACGTATGATCAGCCGTCATCTGGTTACATGCAGCCCCCTCCAGCTGCGCTGGAGTACAGTGCACCGTCCTATAATCAGGTGCAGTCTGCACCACAACAATATAATGATGCTGAGCAAAGCAA CCCCTTCAGTCATCAAGACTCCACAGAGGAGGATGAGTTTGGAGCTATCCCACCACCAATGGACGACCTTGCTGTTCCCGTACTAGCACTGTATGACTATGAAGCTGCTGAAGATGATGAGCTATCGTTCAAGGCTGGTGAGATAGTTACCAAGCTTTCAGAGAGGGATGACCAGGGTTGGTGTCGAGGGAGAATCAATCACCGCACCGGCCTATTCCCAGCAGAGTATGTGGAAGCTCTTTGA